In the genome of Haloarcula sp. CBA1129, one region contains:
- a CDS encoding Ig-like domain-containing protein, with the protein MTRPDYVPDSAEDITSHGIGSDHNPSDPDLSSAREVLNAIHSAMEAAGPNGSIFVPAGTYYFGSEDVYSLIELGGSQPRGISVYGEGPDTSTLAVTEHMDPAVISNQTAFIYDGDADHGDVEVRGFTLDVNAPNLGNLNQHSGGADGFSLAGDPLSFSLYNVRITDTYTRGIRCRQFLSSARYCTLEQIGIEYHKDSGSNTHPFDSLQTPKGNTTVIENCKIKNCPGSAINIRYNDGTYRIRNVYAAGTGSQFLKLSAGETVELRRINHTAYTSELESLLPDEPNDGFLGRHFIQSLGDRGDANVTLDMEQISTKNHTSYAFQVRDTVGGPSDLTWVGDRIAFAGSNMYTDDEVIRDRQGVAFRNVDVGEMSVHDSDAKVFETEDSDGSIATLSTGNVDDLGNTGGIDIGSHLSGGSPLNVDVPAEDEVGAQGQRSTEEETTQTETEEESQSSLPDWTARWDGDPSEWSVVSGDSNTGNAYVEFSASSADSHALSWDAVSEHTDTEVLGLVRVGSENSGNDGWGRLIGRGGVDTNGNMLGYSAWFVRHDGDIKLRVEKDVGGSQTTLAETAATANPLDEWSYLRLRIEGSSVKAKNWSYGTTEPDSWDIEVTDRDVTDPGWTGIGSWSGDVQLFDFFSVGTNGEPARLDNARPEITWRQPLSEETVDGTVTLKIAATDAEDAAGSLDVEYRVDGNAWSTASYNSNTGHYEDSWDTAALSDGTHTLDARVTDSVGNTDSSSITVTTDNGGAGPAVDSLSVSEVETDTADAGFAIDWGVSDPDGDLSTVDVGLYDETDNEQEDVNSVDISGNSATGTTELTASGDSGSGNEYTIVLTATDTKGNGTSATEEASASGDNSKPQIGRFSVSESQQGDGRADITVVWDVYSNDSDLQSVTIDVADSNATVEGVQWNVSGNTASDIDMFNIDQVSVTNYDIALTVVNSNGESVSATKSVTV; encoded by the coding sequence ATGACCAGACCAGACTACGTGCCCGACAGTGCTGAGGACATTACCAGTCACGGAATTGGTAGCGACCACAATCCCAGCGATCCGGACCTCTCGTCTGCACGGGAGGTTTTAAACGCGATTCACAGCGCAATGGAGGCTGCTGGGCCCAACGGGTCGATATTCGTTCCGGCAGGAACCTACTACTTCGGCAGTGAGGACGTCTACAGCCTCATCGAACTGGGTGGCAGCCAACCGCGTGGTATCTCAGTGTACGGTGAGGGGCCCGATACGTCCACACTTGCAGTGACCGAACACATGGACCCTGCGGTCATCTCGAACCAGACGGCGTTCATCTACGATGGGGACGCAGACCACGGGGACGTCGAAGTCCGCGGGTTTACACTGGATGTAAATGCCCCGAATCTGGGCAATTTGAATCAGCACAGTGGCGGAGCAGACGGGTTCTCGCTTGCCGGTGATCCCCTGTCGTTCTCGCTGTACAATGTTCGGATTACGGACACTTATACACGAGGTATTAGATGTCGGCAGTTCCTCTCATCGGCGAGATACTGTACCCTCGAGCAAATCGGGATCGAATATCACAAGGACAGCGGTTCGAACACTCATCCGTTTGACTCGCTACAGACGCCGAAAGGCAACACCACCGTCATCGAAAACTGTAAAATAAAGAACTGTCCGGGAAGCGCAATAAATATCCGCTACAACGACGGAACGTATCGGATCAGAAATGTGTACGCCGCTGGCACGGGTAGTCAGTTCCTCAAACTCTCTGCAGGGGAGACGGTTGAGCTGCGCCGCATCAACCACACAGCGTACACGTCGGAACTGGAATCACTGCTCCCGGATGAACCGAACGACGGGTTCCTCGGACGCCACTTCATCCAGAGTCTGGGTGATCGCGGAGACGCCAACGTGACTCTGGATATGGAGCAGATATCGACGAAGAACCACACGTCCTACGCGTTCCAAGTTCGTGATACGGTGGGTGGTCCATCGGATCTCACCTGGGTCGGCGACAGGATCGCATTCGCCGGCTCGAATATGTACACCGACGACGAGGTCATCCGCGATCGACAGGGTGTGGCGTTCCGGAACGTTGACGTGGGCGAAATGTCGGTTCACGACAGCGATGCGAAGGTGTTCGAAACTGAGGACTCGGATGGGTCTATTGCCACGCTTTCGACGGGCAATGTCGATGACCTCGGAAACACGGGAGGTATCGATATCGGCAGCCATCTGTCGGGCGGAAGTCCATTGAACGTAGACGTTCCAGCCGAGGACGAGGTAGGAGCACAGGGTCAGCGCAGCACCGAAGAAGAGACGACCCAGACCGAAACCGAGGAAGAGTCACAGAGCAGTCTTCCAGACTGGACAGCCCGGTGGGATGGCGACCCATCAGAGTGGTCGGTCGTTTCTGGCGATTCGAACACCGGCAACGCGTACGTCGAATTCAGTGCCAGTTCGGCTGACTCACACGCACTGTCTTGGGACGCCGTCAGCGAGCACACTGACACTGAGGTTCTCGGGCTGGTTCGCGTCGGGTCGGAAAACAGCGGCAATGATGGTTGGGGCCGCCTAATCGGACGTGGAGGCGTCGACACCAACGGAAACATGCTCGGCTATTCGGCGTGGTTCGTTCGACACGATGGCGACATCAAGCTCCGAGTCGAGAAGGATGTCGGCGGGTCACAGACCACACTCGCCGAAACCGCGGCCACTGCCAACCCCCTTGACGAATGGAGCTATCTCCGGCTTCGCATCGAGGGCTCGTCCGTGAAAGCCAAGAACTGGAGCTATGGAACCACAGAGCCGGACTCGTGGGATATCGAGGTAACCGATAGGGATGTCACTGACCCTGGATGGACCGGGATCGGGTCTTGGTCGGGCGATGTACAACTGTTTGACTTCTTCAGCGTCGGTACAAACGGTGAACCGGCGAGGCTCGATAACGCCAGACCGGAGATAACGTGGCGACAACCGCTCTCTGAGGAGACAGTCGACGGCACAGTCACCCTGAAAATCGCTGCGACCGACGCCGAAGACGCTGCCGGCTCCCTCGATGTGGAGTACCGCGTTGACGGGAACGCTTGGTCGACTGCGTCGTACAACTCTAACACGGGGCACTACGAGGACTCTTGGGACACCGCTGCGCTGTCGGATGGTACTCATACGCTTGACGCCAGAGTGACCGACTCAGTCGGGAATACTGATTCGAGCAGCATTACAGTCACCACTGATAACGGTGGGGCCGGCCCTGCTGTCGACAGTCTCTCGGTTTCGGAGGTCGAGACCGACACCGCGGATGCAGGATTCGCAATCGACTGGGGTGTCAGCGACCCGGACGGAGACCTCTCGACCGTCGACGTCGGCCTGTATGACGAAACCGACAACGAGCAGGAAGACGTCAACAGTGTCGATATCTCCGGTAATTCGGCAACCGGTACAACCGAACTGACGGCGAGCGGAGACAGTGGCTCCGGAAACGAGTACACCATCGTACTGACTGCGACGGACACCAAGGGGAACGGTACGTCCGCTACCGAGGAGGCGTCCGCGTCGGGAGACAACTCGAAACCACAGATCGGTCGGTTCAGCGTTTCGGAGTCACAACAAGGCGACGGCAGAGCTGACATCACCGTCGTGTGGGACGTGTATAGCAACGATAGCGACCTTCAGTCGGTTACGATCGATGTCGCCGACTCGAATGCCACAGTCGAGGGTGTTCAGTGGAACGTCAGCGGGAATACGGCCTCGGACATCGATATGTTCAACATCGACCAAGTGAGCGTGACCAACTACGACATCGCGCTTACCGTGGTCAATAGTAACGGAGAATCAGTTTCCGCAACCAAGTCCGTGACCGTCTGA
- a CDS encoding PTS sugar transporter subunit IIA, whose protein sequence is MTDAISADDIDELIPANHISLSEPPAQKEACIEYLLDLLVEGDRVENREQALEALLERESETTTGVGMGIGIPHAKTDAVSRPSLAFARSEKGVDFGSMDGEPATLIFMILVPESGGEEHLSILSSLSRALMHDDVRDRLHEAADEATVQDALREAIA, encoded by the coding sequence ATGACAGACGCAATCTCAGCGGACGACATCGACGAGCTGATTCCGGCGAACCACATCTCGCTGTCCGAGCCGCCCGCACAAAAGGAAGCGTGCATCGAATATCTGCTTGACCTGCTGGTCGAAGGCGACAGGGTCGAGAACCGAGAGCAAGCACTCGAAGCGCTTCTAGAGCGTGAATCGGAGACCACAACGGGAGTCGGTATGGGTATCGGTATCCCACACGCGAAAACTGACGCTGTGAGCCGCCCGTCGCTTGCCTTCGCTCGCTCCGAGAAAGGCGTGGACTTCGGCTCCATGGACGGTGAGCCAGCAACGCTCATCTTCATGATTCTCGTCCCGGAATCCGGCGGCGAGGAGCACCTCAGCATCCTCAGCTCCCTCTCTCGTGCCCTGATGCACGACGACGTCCGGGACCGACTCCACGAGGCGGCGGACGAAGCGACCGTACAGGATGCACTCCGGGAGGCTATCGCATGA
- a CDS encoding heparinase II/III family protein has protein sequence MTEPIRALPAAARLYGHTLTQLEPAQVLGMAERTARNAVFARLPVDFDGRYDEAVPEHLSVATGPVEADLDVLRAALSESTVRSFQRRSRLAADGELTFLNRTVQLDSPARPDWYDHRADGYPLLWSLKLYAFEPLRWAVLGFEDPQAAPDAVVEVFDQWVRDWTDSVDIGRPGYLRTAWTPWAVSLRIQTLARYLAWRTGGSQEGVPEGLTEALAGEIYRNSLFLANHVEGDVGGNHLVENGLALLMAGLLFPGTDEPWFSTGRSILARTGAKQFLPDGGHYERSPMYHSIVTTRYVTACSLLAASERTAPTWLTAMTKQAVAYLRYISPPDGRLPLYNDAVFGQSLPLADCLRYAGALGFTAEDRPVPSHSPMGGETGYYWLDTDHGRLLVDGGPVGPSHLPGHSHNDMLSVLVWVDGQRVLTDTGVYDYANNERRQYARSVAGHNTVQVGETEPIEIGGKYLMGARTEPTVDYQGADPALFRGGYETAAVAPASYRHDRTILASDDWWLVRDELRGPDTETDPSVSRLHFHPGIDVTVDESGTVRASSRAASDDDSALLHVHPLGVSDVRTTTTEYFPEFGIAKERQTVELQADPEPGTTAFGYLLVPATRGKGLSGHPNDDR, from the coding sequence ATGACTGAGCCGATTCGGGCGCTCCCGGCAGCAGCTAGGCTGTACGGGCACACGCTTACACAGTTGGAGCCGGCCCAAGTTCTCGGGATGGCCGAACGAACCGCGCGTAACGCTGTGTTCGCTCGACTCCCGGTCGACTTCGACGGGCGGTACGACGAAGCGGTCCCCGAGCACCTCTCGGTTGCAACCGGTCCGGTCGAAGCGGACCTCGACGTGCTCCGGGCGGCACTCTCCGAGTCGACTGTCCGGTCGTTCCAGCGGCGGAGCCGTCTTGCGGCCGACGGCGAACTGACGTTTCTCAATAGGACGGTCCAGCTCGATTCGCCGGCCCGCCCGGACTGGTACGACCATCGGGCTGACGGCTATCCGCTGCTCTGGTCACTGAAACTGTACGCGTTTGAACCGCTCCGGTGGGCGGTACTGGGGTTCGAGGACCCACAGGCGGCACCCGACGCGGTCGTCGAGGTATTCGACCAGTGGGTACGGGACTGGACCGACAGCGTCGACATCGGCCGACCCGGCTACCTTCGAACCGCGTGGACGCCGTGGGCAGTGTCGCTCCGGATTCAGACGCTCGCGCGGTATCTGGCGTGGCGAACCGGCGGCTCGCAAGAAGGCGTCCCGGAGGGACTCACCGAAGCGCTCGCCGGAGAAATATATCGGAATTCGCTCTTCCTCGCGAACCACGTGGAGGGTGACGTCGGCGGGAACCACCTCGTCGAGAACGGGCTCGCACTGCTCATGGCCGGGTTGCTCTTCCCGGGCACCGACGAGCCTTGGTTTTCCACAGGGCGCTCGATACTCGCTCGCACCGGGGCCAAGCAGTTCCTCCCCGATGGCGGACACTACGAGCGGTCGCCGATGTATCACTCGATTGTAACGACGCGGTACGTGACAGCGTGCTCGCTACTGGCGGCCAGTGAGCGGACGGCCCCAACTTGGCTAACGGCGATGACGAAACAGGCCGTGGCGTACCTAAGATACATCTCTCCACCGGACGGGCGGCTTCCGCTCTACAACGACGCCGTGTTCGGCCAGTCACTCCCCCTTGCGGACTGCCTAAGATACGCTGGGGCCCTCGGGTTTACGGCCGAAGACCGGCCGGTCCCGTCACACAGTCCGATGGGCGGCGAGACAGGGTACTACTGGCTCGACACCGACCACGGACGGCTACTGGTAGACGGTGGCCCGGTCGGGCCATCCCATCTGCCCGGGCACTCCCACAACGACATGCTGAGCGTTCTGGTCTGGGTCGACGGGCAACGTGTACTCACCGACACCGGAGTATACGATTATGCTAACAACGAGCGGCGGCAGTACGCCAGAAGCGTCGCCGGACACAACACCGTTCAAGTCGGCGAGACGGAGCCTATCGAAATCGGTGGCAAGTACCTGATGGGGGCGCGGACGGAACCGACAGTCGATTATCAGGGAGCGGACCCGGCCCTGTTCAGAGGCGGGTACGAGACAGCCGCCGTCGCACCAGCGTCGTACCGGCACGACAGGACGATTCTCGCAAGCGACGACTGGTGGCTGGTCCGGGACGAACTCCGAGGACCCGACACGGAGACCGATCCGAGCGTCTCCCGACTCCATTTCCATCCGGGTATCGACGTCACGGTCGATGAATCCGGGACGGTACGGGCATCGTCCCGAGCAGCCAGTGACGACGACTCGGCCCTACTCCACGTCCATCCGCTCGGCGTCAGTGACGTTCGAACGACGACGACCGAGTACTTCCCCGAGTTCGGCATCGCCAAAGAGCGGCAGACAGTGGAACTGCAGGCGGACCCCGAACCGGGAACGACGGCCTTCGGGTACCTTCTCGTCCCGGCGACCAGAGGAAAGGGACTGTCCGGCCACCCAAACGATGACAGGTAA
- the ptsP gene encoding phosphoenolpyruvate--protein phosphotransferase, whose product MAEHTLHGTGATPRAGVGSVVWYGRDITLPEPDDVDIDPETEVERFADAVDTARAELESEREATAERVGEDEAAVFDAHIQFLEDPTIEDAVETMIGDGLPAPNAVDAAFGEHIEQFEGMDGRMSERADDLRDVRDRLLRLLTDGERVDLGDLPEGTVVLAERLTPSDTAQLDPERVAGFATVTGGRTSHAAIFARSLALPAVVGVGEDLETVEGGDEVVVDGDNGTVLVGPADAEWAAAASDSGAAIVDESVETTDGRHVEVAANVGRPAELDPAAERGADGVGLYRTEFLFLNRETPPSEDEQYEAVREALDTFPDGRVVVRTLDIGGDKRIPYLDLPEEENPFLGERGIRRSLDPDSDLFATQLRALLRAGADGAGDLAIMFPLVATVEELDAALDALDAAAAALESREAEAADPEVGVMIETPSAVFMADELAARIDFLSIGTNDLTQYVMAADRENERVGDLHDPTHPGVLRAIHRTVTAAHAEDTWVGMCGEMAGDPELTNLLVGLGLDELSMSAVTIPEVKTAISETEYSSASERADRARLAATRSEVHTTIDT is encoded by the coding sequence ATGGCTGAACACACGCTTCATGGAACCGGCGCGACGCCGCGCGCAGGTGTCGGCTCGGTCGTCTGGTACGGCCGAGACATCACGCTCCCAGAGCCGGACGACGTGGACATCGATCCTGAGACGGAGGTCGAGCGGTTTGCCGACGCCGTCGATACCGCCCGTGCCGAACTGGAGTCTGAACGCGAGGCGACCGCCGAACGCGTCGGGGAAGACGAGGCTGCCGTATTCGATGCCCATATCCAGTTCCTCGAAGACCCGACCATCGAGGACGCCGTCGAGACGATGATCGGCGATGGGCTCCCCGCACCGAACGCCGTCGACGCCGCGTTCGGCGAACACATCGAGCAGTTCGAGGGGATGGACGGCCGAATGTCCGAACGCGCGGACGACCTTCGTGACGTGCGTGACCGCCTCCTCCGTCTATTGACCGACGGTGAGCGGGTCGACCTTGGTGACCTGCCCGAGGGAACCGTCGTTCTCGCCGAGCGGTTGACTCCGAGCGACACGGCGCAACTCGACCCCGAACGCGTCGCCGGCTTCGCCACGGTCACTGGTGGCCGGACATCTCACGCGGCGATTTTCGCCCGTTCGCTGGCGCTACCAGCCGTCGTCGGTGTCGGCGAAGATCTAGAAACCGTCGAGGGCGGCGATGAAGTCGTGGTCGACGGCGACAACGGAACGGTGCTGGTCGGTCCTGCCGATGCCGAGTGGGCGGCTGCAGCGTCCGATTCGGGGGCAGCCATCGTCGACGAGTCCGTCGAGACCACTGACGGACGGCACGTCGAGGTCGCAGCGAACGTTGGTCGGCCGGCGGAACTGGACCCCGCTGCGGAGCGGGGGGCCGACGGCGTCGGCCTCTACCGGACCGAGTTCCTCTTTCTCAACCGGGAGACGCCGCCGTCGGAAGACGAACAGTACGAGGCCGTTCGCGAAGCCCTCGATACGTTCCCGGACGGCCGCGTCGTCGTCCGGACGCTGGATATCGGGGGCGACAAGCGCATCCCCTATCTCGACCTGCCCGAGGAGGAAAACCCCTTCCTCGGGGAGCGAGGAATCCGGCGCTCGCTCGACCCCGATTCGGACCTGTTCGCCACACAGCTCCGTGCGCTCCTGCGCGCTGGTGCGGACGGGGCTGGCGACCTCGCTATCATGTTCCCGCTGGTCGCCACGGTCGAGGAACTCGACGCCGCGCTCGACGCGCTAGACGCAGCGGCGGCCGCTCTCGAAAGTCGTGAAGCCGAGGCCGCAGATCCCGAAGTCGGTGTCATGATAGAGACGCCAAGCGCCGTCTTCATGGCCGACGAACTCGCCGCACGCATCGATTTCCTCTCTATCGGGACGAACGACCTCACCCAGTACGTCATGGCCGCTGACCGCGAGAACGAACGCGTCGGCGACCTGCACGACCCGACGCATCCGGGCGTCCTCCGTGCGATCCACCGGACGGTCACGGCGGCCCACGCGGAAGACACTTGGGTCGGGATGTGCGGTGAGATGGCCGGCGACCCCGAGCTGACGAACCTGCTCGTTGGGCTCGGCTTGGACGAACTCAGCATGAGTGCCGTGACGATCCCCGAAGTCAAGACAGCCATCAGCGAAACCGAGTACAGCTCTGCGAGCGAGCGCGCGGACCGCGCCCGACTCGCCGCAACACGTAGCGAAGTCCACACCACCATAGACACATGA
- a CDS encoding glycosyltransferase family 4 protein: protein MTTNCVIVSQRYPPEKGGNASRIHDTAVNLDDDIDVTVLAPSPCYPPGNFERTWKRRRTEHDGGVVVHRLWTWQPKKENPSLLRRLPYYLLFAIHAAFWLVVNFRRYDVVMTSTPPITTGLPGLVAVAIGKPWVIDVRDLWIENSIALGYISGDSLLVKAGRAFQSVALHTADRITVTTETLGDAVADTYGSELRNRVRVIPNGVDTDRFTPKAGADDEGDRIVYTGNIGSAQALEPCIRAMQHVSSDNAELRLVGDGDEVSRLETVTDRLGLEDSVKFVGLVDRERVPEILNDATVGLAPIKDSAELDYAMPTKLYEYLACSLPVVVTGRGEIKRFVTDTTAGRHTEPDPERIAAAIDTLLENPDQRTTMGQDGHQLVVDEYDRQAIAARLGEELREVTASEQQVPHTTPSPNDD from the coding sequence ATGACGACTAACTGCGTCATTGTCTCTCAGCGATACCCACCTGAAAAAGGCGGCAATGCGTCAAGAATCCACGACACAGCCGTCAACCTCGACGACGATATCGACGTAACAGTCCTCGCACCGTCGCCGTGTTACCCGCCAGGAAACTTCGAGAGGACGTGGAAGCGCAGGCGGACGGAACACGACGGCGGGGTGGTCGTCCACCGTCTCTGGACATGGCAGCCAAAGAAAGAAAACCCTTCTCTGCTCCGGCGACTCCCGTACTATCTCCTCTTCGCAATCCATGCGGCGTTCTGGCTGGTGGTGAATTTCCGTCGGTACGACGTTGTCATGACATCGACGCCGCCGATTACCACCGGCCTGCCCGGACTTGTGGCTGTCGCCATCGGGAAACCGTGGGTGATCGACGTGCGCGACCTGTGGATCGAGAACTCAATCGCGTTGGGGTACATCTCAGGTGACAGCCTGCTGGTGAAAGCCGGACGTGCGTTCCAATCGGTCGCGTTACACACTGCGGATCGCATTACCGTGACGACCGAGACACTCGGCGATGCCGTCGCCGACACGTACGGCAGCGAACTCAGGAATCGGGTTCGTGTCATCCCGAACGGCGTCGACACCGACCGGTTCACACCGAAAGCTGGGGCTGACGACGAGGGTGACCGAATCGTGTACACGGGGAACATCGGGAGTGCGCAGGCACTCGAACCATGTATCCGGGCGATGCAACACGTTTCGAGCGACAACGCCGAACTCCGACTGGTCGGCGATGGGGACGAAGTGTCCCGACTCGAAACGGTTACAGACCGCCTTGGCCTCGAAGACAGTGTGAAGTTCGTCGGACTGGTCGACCGTGAGCGAGTCCCGGAGATTCTCAACGACGCGACTGTCGGACTGGCCCCGATAAAAGACAGCGCCGAGCTCGATTACGCGATGCCCACGAAACTCTACGAGTATCTGGCGTGCTCGCTGCCGGTCGTGGTCACCGGAAGAGGGGAAATCAAACGGTTTGTCACAGATACCACGGCGGGCAGACACACAGAACCCGACCCGGAACGTATCGCGGCGGCAATCGATACCCTCCTCGAAAACCCCGATCAGCGGACGACAATGGGTCAGGACGGACACCAGCTCGTAGTCGACGAATACGACCGACAGGCTATCGCGGCCCGACTCGGTGAAGAACTCAGGGAAGTGACAGCGAGCGAACAACAGGTGCCACACACAACCCCGAGCCCCAACGATGACTGA
- a CDS encoding PTS fructose transporter subunit IIB has product MKLVAVTSCPTGIAHSQMAAENLEQTAEELGHDIKVEVQGAMGAENELSAADIEAADAAIIASDTSVSQDRFSGVPLLKGTVKDAVNDAEGMIADAIEAADGDAPDTEGESGGNDTTDSGSDQQRRRGGDRSKSLLARLKRLFS; this is encoded by the coding sequence ATGAAACTCGTCGCAGTCACGTCCTGCCCGACTGGGATCGCACACAGTCAGATGGCAGCCGAGAACCTCGAACAGACAGCCGAAGAACTAGGACACGACATCAAAGTGGAAGTCCAAGGCGCGATGGGGGCGGAGAACGAACTCTCCGCGGCGGACATCGAAGCCGCTGACGCCGCCATCATCGCCTCGGATACGTCAGTTAGTCAGGACCGGTTCAGCGGTGTCCCGCTGCTCAAAGGAACCGTCAAAGACGCCGTTAACGACGCCGAAGGGATGATCGCCGACGCTATTGAGGCGGCCGACGGCGACGCGCCGGACACTGAGGGTGAATCCGGTGGGAACGACACTACGGATTCCGGGTCCGACCAGCAGCGCCGCCGCGGCGGTGACCGTTCGAAGAGCCTCCTTGCCCGGCTGAAGCGCCTGTTCAGCTGA
- a CDS encoding chitin-binding protein — MTAGSGVLSRRKLIALVGSIVTVVSGVLYGWLPGIDTGDSNPPNGTTGSAGVSVRATATPTESTEEPDMPRNAESISDYGSKPNPNDHSLAAARRNLDAIIKAAEAAGKGGTIYVPEGEYYFGSDDTGFSPYVAFGKTGPPGISIVGEGANKSTLAITRHASAENRPNQSGFIWYDGYDHGSVEIRDIKLDGNYENVAGLAENGGGSWGLQMSKTGNFHLKRAWIRGWHLAGVRGRAVLRSVKNCTFQDNGIGRHNETNGRSTSHHISVRPQAGDELLVENSCFLDCAGNALNIRFGDGVTKLHNCYVSGTGSGLCKMSAGKIIELKNIYHRANTPSLERKVDKRDIGPNFHGRFFINNLGNRGTTPTTVIMENVLSRDMADYAFQAQSVIGDGPMNVIWKGDVIEIYNTNRARDDAVIRDHGTGRFSTIDISRLSIHNSAAKVFMLENSQGTIETFSYTNTGGLGNAGGVSINVSKPGQDRIHPTVPTIEEVGVGSLVPNENTTVGLDSK, encoded by the coding sequence ATGACCGCTGGCTCTGGGGTGCTCAGCCGTCGGAAACTTATCGCTCTCGTCGGCAGTATCGTGACCGTTGTTTCGGGCGTCCTCTACGGGTGGCTCCCGGGTATCGACACGGGTGATAGCAACCCTCCCAACGGGACTACCGGCTCGGCAGGAGTGTCAGTCCGGGCAACCGCGACGCCCACAGAATCAACCGAAGAGCCAGACATGCCGCGTAACGCTGAGAGCATCAGCGACTACGGCTCGAAGCCGAACCCGAACGACCATAGTTTGGCTGCGGCGAGGCGGAACCTCGACGCCATCATCAAGGCTGCGGAGGCCGCGGGCAAGGGGGGAACAATATACGTTCCAGAGGGCGAGTACTACTTTGGTAGCGACGATACAGGCTTTAGTCCGTACGTGGCGTTTGGGAAGACCGGACCACCGGGTATCTCTATTGTCGGTGAGGGAGCCAACAAATCCACGCTGGCGATTACCAGACACGCTTCTGCCGAAAACCGGCCGAATCAGAGCGGGTTCATCTGGTACGACGGGTACGACCACGGGTCTGTCGAGATCAGAGACATCAAACTGGACGGTAACTACGAAAACGTCGCTGGGCTCGCCGAGAACGGCGGTGGTTCTTGGGGGCTGCAGATGTCGAAGACCGGGAACTTCCATCTCAAACGAGCATGGATACGAGGATGGCATTTGGCGGGCGTTCGCGGCCGCGCCGTCCTCAGGTCGGTCAAAAACTGCACGTTCCAAGACAACGGTATCGGGCGACACAACGAAACCAATGGGCGATCGACTTCTCATCACATCTCGGTCCGACCGCAAGCGGGCGACGAATTACTCGTCGAGAACAGTTGCTTCCTTGACTGTGCCGGGAACGCGCTCAATATCCGGTTCGGCGACGGGGTCACGAAACTGCACAACTGCTATGTCAGTGGTACAGGATCCGGATTGTGCAAAATGTCCGCCGGGAAAATCATAGAACTGAAGAATATCTACCACAGAGCGAACACTCCTTCGCTTGAACGGAAGGTCGACAAACGAGACATCGGTCCCAACTTCCATGGCCGGTTTTTCATCAACAACCTCGGGAACCGAGGAACAACCCCGACCACCGTGATTATGGAAAACGTACTTTCCAGAGATATGGCCGACTACGCGTTCCAAGCACAGAGTGTGATCGGGGACGGACCAATGAACGTAATCTGGAAAGGGGATGTAATCGAGATCTACAACACCAACCGTGCTCGGGATGATGCGGTCATTCGAGACCACGGCACCGGGCGATTCTCGACTATCGATATTTCCCGACTGTCAATACACAATTCGGCTGCCAAAGTGTTCATGTTGGAGAATTCTCAGGGAACCATAGAGACGTTCAGTTACACCAACACCGGCGGACTCGGGAACGCAGGAGGGGTCTCGATCAATGTGAGCAAACCGGGGCAAGACCGGATCCATCCAACGGTACCCACCATCGAAGAGGTCGGTGTGGGCTCGCTCGTCCCGAATGAGAACACAACTGTGGGCCTCGACAGCAAATAA
- a CDS encoding HPr family phosphocarrier protein → MTVERTVTIVPEAGLHARPASAFVQAVNDHEADVSAGRPDGDLVQAASMIAVTSLGVGQGDDIKLVADGSDAEAVLDELERILTTPEDELDTDDG, encoded by the coding sequence ATGACGGTCGAGCGCACTGTAACGATTGTCCCGGAAGCGGGTCTGCACGCCCGGCCGGCGTCGGCGTTCGTTCAGGCCGTCAACGACCACGAGGCCGATGTTTCGGCCGGTCGTCCGGATGGAGACCTCGTTCAGGCGGCGAGTATGATTGCTGTCACCAGCCTCGGCGTCGGACAGGGCGACGACATCAAACTGGTCGCCGACGGTTCCGATGCAGAGGCCGTGCTCGATGAGCTGGAACGGATACTGACGACACCGGAGGACGAATTGGACACCGACGATGGCTGA